TGAGAGTCAATAACAGCTACATCTTTAGTTTCTAATGTTTCCTTTGCTATACATGCTGATTGATATGTTCCGCTCATTGCAGAAGACATATGAATTGATATAATTTTATATCCTTCACTCAGATATTTCTTGTATGCCTCAATAAATCTATTTGGAATAACTTGAGCTGTAGTTGGAAATATACCCTCCTTTTCTATTCTTTCAAATACTTTCTGAGGATTTATTTCAACTCCATCTAAATAACTTTCTTCACCAAAGTTTATTAATAATGGTAAAACTTCTATATCATACTTCTCATATATTTCTTTGGATAAATCAGCAGTACTATCTGTTATGATTTTTATCTTTTCCATATATCTTCATTCCTCTTCGTTTATTTCATATTAGGAAATCCTATTTGTCTTAAAGCTTCATAAGCAATTATAGCTGCTGTATTTGACAAATTTAAACTTCTAGTACTTGATTTTATCATAGGAACTCTAAGGCCAGTATGTCTATTATGCACTGCTTCCGGAACTCCACTAGATTCTCTTCCAAACATTATAAAATCTCCTTCTTCAAAGGCAATTTCATCAAAATGGGTTCCTCCATGAGTAGTGGCTAAAAATATTCTTTTATCTCCGTATTTATTTATAAAATCTTCATAGCTTTCATGTATTTCTAATTGTAAGTCTTTCCAATAATCTAAACCTGCTCTTCTAACTTGTTTATCATTTATTTCAAATCCTAATGGTTTTATTAAATGCAATTTACTATCTGTAAGAACACAAGTTCTTGCAATATTGCCTGTATTTTGGGGTATTTCAGGTTCATATAATACTATATTTAAATTCAAAACTTCACCTTCTCCTATTTTTATCAAAAAATCAGTCCACTTTTATTTTAAAATTATACTATACGGTTCAGAACAAGTCAAAATATTCATTGCCTAATCATATAGATATAATTTAAAATTTATATCACTTTAACTTTTAACTCAAACTTATTTACTAATTTTAGGCTTTCTGACTTTTTACAATTAAAAAACATATTTTCTTTAATACATTCATCTCAATTTCAAAGAAAATATGTTTTAATTCTATTCTAAATATTTAATTTATTATGCTGGGTTTGCTATTGTAGGTGGTGTTACTGGCGGTGTTGATGTTGGTGGTATTGTTGGCGTAACAGTTGTCGCCGGTTGCGTTCCTTTTTTAACCACGATTCCAACACTTGCATAATTATCTGTTGATATAACTTCCCTCTTGACTTCTACTCCATTTTCATAAGTGACTTGATATGATCTTGCTTTATATCCAATCATCCCTATTCCTTCACTCACTTCTTTACCTTCTGGCAAACTACTATCTGCTACTACCTTAGTTTCAGGTGGTATAGTTTGAAGAACTTCATTTACCATATCATATGTTTTTCCGTTTAATGCACTAGTATCTCCATATATATTATAAATCATTACTTTGCCTGCAGTACTTCCTTTAATATAAATAGGGAAATCATAAGTATTTTTAAACTTGTAATCTAAATAACCATAAGAAACTGTTGCATCAAGTCCTGGCTGTGCATAACCTACTACCATAGAATGATTTGTTCTTTCAACAGATCTTAAGTTAGCTTTCATTACTGCTCTATAAATAGCAGTAGATACTTGACATATACCCCCACCAATTCCTGGTTCTACTTTATTTCCTACATATGTTCCAGCTTCTTGATATCCTCTTTCAATTGTTCTAGGTCCTACGACATCATTAAAACTAAATGTTTCTCCTGGCATAACTATAGTTCCATTTATTGCAGCAGTTGCTATTTCTATATTAGTACTTCTACCTGCTGCAGATGTAGCGTAGTTAGATGAGAAAGTCCCCATTACACCTTTTATTTTAGATAAATCTTCGTTAGTTATTCTTGGTTTCGTTATTTCTAACTCTACTGTTGCTTTATTCGTAGAATTAAGCTCCTCGTTTATATTTTCTTTTAACGTTTTGTCTAACACATCTAAATTTATTGTTCTTCCTTCGGTTCCAGACTTAACAACTATCTTACCATTTTCCACACTAATTGTAGCATCCTTAGCTAATTCTGTAACATCCTTTTGTAATTTCTCTTCATATTTTTTTAATTGTTCTTCATCATATGAAAGGCCTAATGAAATCTGACTTTTTTCATCATCCGAATTTTTTATGGCCATATATTTCTTAAAAATTCCATTTTCTTTTCCAAATTTATAAGCTTGTTCTACTGCTACATCTATATCATATTTTGGCATTATATCTGAATAAATAAGTTCGTATTGCTTGTCCCCTATAACTATAGGTAATTTTTTATTGCTTATAGCTGTTTCAAATGTTTCAGTAAGCTTATTTTTTGCTTCTTCCTTAGTCATACCTCCAAGATCCACATCTTGTACAGTTACTCCTGGATATATTTTATTATCCCACTCTTTAACTATACTTTTTATTGATAATGAATATGCAGCTAATGCCGCAACTCCTATTACTATAAACGCTGCTATTACTAACATAATATTCTTTCGTTTCTTTATAATTTTCTTGGAAGCTCGTGCTCTTTTACCTGTTCCTTTTTCCACTCGATCTTCTCCTTTCAAGGACTTAGTAGTGTTTTAATAATCTAAAAGTCATATTTTTATTATCACTTTTAAATACATTATTGCTAAAAATTTACACTAATATTAAATTTTCACCAATGTTTTTATTATATCATATTCAAACTGTTATATGATAGTAATTTTATTATATATGATCTTAAATATGAGTTAAACTTTAGATATAAAAAAAATAACAAACCAATATATTGTATATATTTTGTACCATCTCAACACATTCTAACCACCTATAGTATTAACCATAAGTACGTTGTATCAGCATAGTATGGTTCAGAATAGACTCATATATTGACTAGTTATTTTTTTAATATACCTTATCTATAAATTTACTTTAGCACGTGTTTTAGATGTTTCTCCATCATAATCAAAAGCTTCAATTGTAACTTCTATAGGAATATTTTTTTGAACATTTAATTTATTTCTAGTTATCAAATAATTTGTAGCATTTTCATCAACTGTACCTACCCATTCTTTATTTACAAAAATATTATATCCTAACAAATCTACATCTTTATTCTTATTCCAAGAAACATATATGTTTCCATTTTCGAATCTTCCTCGTAAACCAGTAACAACATCAGGTTGAGTTAATAGATCTATATTATCTGGGCCCCAATTTGCATCAACTGGATTTCCAATTCCCGAAACAGTTGCATCTTCACTATATTGCCATATTCTCCATCTAGTCCATCCTCCAGCATTTGGCGGAAATTTAGGATTAATAGGAATCTTTGTATACATAGCAATCCATAATGGCATATTCTTTAAAGGATAACCACGTCCTGGAATATAGAAATTATCATAACGTTCTATAAAATCTACTCCTGTGTAAATCATAAGTCTTCTTCTAGTTTTTCTTTCAAATCTTTTTCTAAATCTATCAATCCAATCAATTAATGTTTTTGTAGATATTGATTTATCTGTAGGTGCTTCTACATCTATAACAGGAAATAAATCTCCATAATCTTTGTTTCCAAATCCCTCCTGCAGTATATTTATAAAATCATCACATTGTCTATCAGCATCAGTCAAATCATAAGATGGTAATGAAAAATGATATGCTCCAACAGGAATTCCATAGTTTCTACTAGCAGCTGCAAATTCCACGAATTTTTTATCAGGTCTAAATCTTCCTGTTGCTGATCCTGAAGCTCTTAAATATAAAAAATCTACTTTCGTTGCCAGTATATCAAATTGAACACTTTGGGTATATTCATTTATATCTACTCCAAAACGACTATTAGGGTTTTTATCTTGCATATTTCCTCCGACTAAAAAAATACTTCTCTACTATAAATATTAACTTACTTCAAAAAAAGTACCTATAATTATAAATTAATTATAAGTTTAGTTGTACATAGAAGCTTATATTATCTCCTACTGATTCAGCCCATATCTTACCTTCATGTAATTCTACTATATTCTTTGAAATTGCAAGCCCAAGCCCAGATCCTCCCGTATTAGTATTTCTTGATTCATCTAGTCTATAAAATCTATCAAATAATTTCTCTGCTTTTTCCTTTGAAAGATGATCTCCTTTGTTTCTAAAGACTACAATTACAGTATTATTTTTTTCATATAAGCCTATTAATATTTCTCCTGGTTTATATGAATATTTTATTGCATTAGTTATTAAATTCTCAAATACTCTAAGCATTTTTAAGGTATCTATTAAAACAGATATCTTTTCCGTTTCAAATTTTCTATATACTGTCAATTTATTTTCATCAAATAGTGGTGTTAATTCCTCTATTAGTTGCGATAAAAACTCTGATAAATTAACTTTAGTTTTTGTTAATGTTATTCCATTATTATTTAGCTTAGTATATTCAAACAAATCCTCAATTAGTAATTTTAGCCTTTCCGCTTTATTAAATGCTATATTTAAATATTCCTTCATTTCCTCTTCATCTTTATACCTGTTTTGAATTACAAGTCCTATATACCCCATTACGGATGTTAGAGGGGTTCTTAAATCATGAGAAACGTTCGTTATTAGATCTGTTTTTGTTTTCTCCGCATCTCTTTCTGCATTAATTTTTTCTCCTATTTCTGTAGCCATATAATTAATATTATAAGCTATATTCTTAATTTCATCTGTACCTTTTTCTTTTATTCTATAGCTTAAATTTCCACTTGCTATTATTTTAAGACCAAGTGCAATTTCATCTAAATACTTCATTTTGTTATTTGTTATAATAACAAAAGAAACTATAAATACTATAAATGTTAGAATCAATGCTAAAGATGAATTTGATGTATTAATTGTATTATATTTTATGGTTGCCTCTGGAATTTTTGAATATATCAAATAAATTCTTTCACTCCCCACTTTCAATGGCATTATATAATTTTTCTCTTTTACTTCTCCAATTTTTTCATAATTTACATTTGTCATGGCACTTTTTAATGCACTATAAATATCTATATTTTCTTCAACTACATTTGTGGTTTTGTATAATACTTTTCCATCCAAATCTGTTATATAGCTTTTATCACTACTTGATACATTTTCTAAAATCTTATTAACTCTATCCTTATCTTCTAAACTTAGATTTTTTTCTAACTCTATTTGTTTAGCTAAATTACTAGCTCCTCTTTCAATAGAATCATAATCATATGTTATTTTAGGCTCTGTATATTCTCTTTTCAAAAGATTATTTGTAAAATTATAAAAAATAAATGATATCAAAAAACATATTCCAATAACCATCATAAGTTCAAATCTAATACTCTTTTTAATCTTTTTCTTCGTACTGCTAACTAGCTGTTCAATACGTTTTACTATCTTTAAATCTGATATATTATAGTTTGAATTTATATGTTTTTGAGAATTATTATTTTTCAATTTTATATCCTACCCCCCAAACAGTTTTTATGAATCTAGGACTTCTTGGATTTTCCTCAATTTTCTCTCTTATTTTTCTTATATGCACCATAACGGTATTATCTGATGTCATAAATTCTTGATTCCAAACACTCTCATAAATATTTTCTATGGAAAATACTTTCCCTCGACTTTGTGCAAGCAATAATAAAATATCAAATTCTGTTGGAGTAAGTTTTAACAGATTATCTCCTAGTAACACTTCATGAGTTTCTAAATTTATAACTAAATCATCTATGTGAATTATATTATTATCATCTTCTGATAATAAATCTATTTTCTTGCTAAACTTATGAAACCTTCTAAGTTGAGATTTTACCCGGGCAATGAGTTCCAATGGATTAAATGGTTTTGTTAAATAATCATCAGCTCCCATATTAAGTCCTAATATTTTATCTATATCTTCACTTTTAGCTGATAACATTATTATAGGCATTTCTTTCAACTCTCTAATTTTCAAGCAAGCCTCTATTCCATTTAAATTAGGCATCATAACATCCAAAATTATTAAATCCACATCATTTTCTTGTAGCAAATTAATTGCTTCTAACCCATCACAAGCTTGTATGGTATCATATCCATCACTCTTAAGATATATATCAACTAAATCCCTTATTTCCTTCTCGTCATCAACAATCAAAATAGTTCCCTTTTCCAAAATGCCATCTCCTATCTAACTTTTTATTTTACTTAATAACTTTCATACTAAACTTTATTTTAATCTTAAAATCTTTACTTATTTTTAGTATTTATTCCTTTTATGGATTTCAAAATATTCTCTATTTAATTTTTACTATAATTCAATTTTAACTTAAATACCTTAAAAAAATCATCAAAAATTCTTAATACTTTCTAAAATATATTTCTAAATATAATTGATTTATATATTGTGTATTTGGCGAATTAGTTAATAACTTACGATTCTTGAAAATTGAATAAACTACCGAAATGAAGGTCATGCATTTGTTCGGGTTACTGAGGATTTAGCTGTGAATTTCTAGCAGCAGAAGTTGTACCCATTTCCACATGTTCCCAATATACATTGGGATAAGTAAAAACGGAACAACTTCTACTGAAGAAATATCTACAGCTAAATCCTCTGATGTAACGCCTCCACAAAAGCATAACCTTCATTTCGGTTTATTAGTAGTAAACTTAAATTTTTACATTACTGCAAGTCTTTTTATATTTCGCAATACCCGTATTTTTAGTACTAGTTTGAACTTTCTTCCCACTCTTCGTAGAGCTTTTCTATAATCTTTTCAAGAACTTTAATTTCTTTACTTACTTTTTCACTTTCAACTGGGTTTGAGTAAATTTCTTCTTTACAAAGTTCTTCTTGTAACTTTTCAAGAGCCTCTTCATTTGTACTTATATTATTTTCTATAGTCTTAATCTCATTTTGTTTGGCTTTAGTTTCTTTATCTAAAGCTTTTTTCTTTTTCTTTTCTTCATTTAATTGAGTTTTAGTTTTTCCTGTTGCTAAACCTTCATAACTTTCAAATCTTTGAGGATTCTTTTTCTTTTCGGTATAATAGGTATAATTACCAAGATATTCTTGAACACCATCTTCTTGTAATTCTAATATTCTATGAATTACTTTATTTAAAAAATATCTATCATGTGAGATTACAATTAATGTACCTTCATAACTTAATATTGCTTCCTCAAGTGCTTCTCTAGATGGAATATCCAAGTGATTTGTAGGTTCATCTAACAGAAGTAAATTTGATTTTGACAGCATTAATTTCAAAAGATTTATTCTACATCTTTCTCCACCACTTAATTTATTTATCTCTTTAAATACATCGTCACCTCTAAAAAGGAAAGAACCAAGAAATCCCCTAAGTTCACTTGTAGTTAGTTCAGGAAAATCGTCCCATACTTCATTTAATACTGTTTTATCTTGATTAAGATTAGATTGTTCTTGATCATAATAACCAACATTAACATTTACACCTAATACTTTAATTCCAGAATCACTTTTAATTTTATCCATTATTATATTGAAAAGAGTAGTTTTACCACGTCCATTTTCACCTATTAATGCAATCTTTTCTCCTCTTTTTAAGTCAAAAGATAAGTTGGAAAATAACTTTTTATCAACATAACTCTTAGCTAAATTTTCAATATGAAGTACATCATATCCACTTTTAACTGATGGTTCAAATTTAATTTTTGATGCAGCTTTTTCTTTATCTGGAGCATCTATAATTTCCATTTTATCAAGTGCTTTTTCTCTGCTTTCAGCTGCCTTTATACTTTTCTCTCTATTAAATGATCTAAATTTTTCTATTATTGCTTCTTGCCTTTTAATTTCTGATTGTTGCAGATTATAAGCTTTTAATTTAGAATCATGATCCTTTTTCATTAATTCTAAGGATTTGGTATATGGTGCATTATAACAATTCACATGACCATTTATAACTTGAAAGGTACCTGTTGTTACAGAATCCAGGAAAAATCTATCATGGGAAATTACAATTACAGTACCTTTATAAGTTTTTAAATA
The DNA window shown above is from Clostridium beijerinckii and carries:
- a CDS encoding tRNA (uridine(34)/cytosine(34)/5-carboxymethylaminomethyluridine(34)-2'-O)-methyltransferase TrmL produces the protein MNLNIVLYEPEIPQNTGNIARTCVLTDSKLHLIKPLGFEINDKQVRRAGLDYWKDLQLEIHESYEDFINKYGDKRIFLATTHGGTHFDEIAFEEGDFIMFGRESSGVPEAVHNRHTGLRVPMIKSSTRSLNLSNTAAIIAYEALRQIGFPNMK
- a CDS encoding vanomycin resistance protein VanB, which encodes MEKGTGKRARASKKIIKKRKNIMLVIAAFIVIGVAALAAYSLSIKSIVKEWDNKIYPGVTVQDVDLGGMTKEEAKNKLTETFETAISNKKLPIVIGDKQYELIYSDIMPKYDIDVAVEQAYKFGKENGIFKKYMAIKNSDDEKSQISLGLSYDEEQLKKYEEKLQKDVTELAKDATISVENGKIVVKSGTEGRTINLDVLDKTLKENINEELNSTNKATVELEITKPRITNEDLSKIKGVMGTFSSNYATSAAGRSTNIEIATAAINGTIVMPGETFSFNDVVGPRTIERGYQEAGTYVGNKVEPGIGGGICQVSTAIYRAVMKANLRSVERTNHSMVVGYAQPGLDATVSYGYLDYKFKNTYDFPIYIKGSTAGKVMIYNIYGDTSALNGKTYDMVNEVLQTIPPETKVVADSSLPEGKEVSEGIGMIGYKARSYQVTYENGVEVKREVISTDNYASVGIVVKKGTQPATTVTPTIPPTSTPPVTPPTIANPA
- a CDS encoding muramidase, producing the protein MQDKNPNSRFGVDINEYTQSVQFDILATKVDFLYLRASGSATGRFRPDKKFVEFAAASRNYGIPVGAYHFSLPSYDLTDADRQCDDFINILQEGFGNKDYGDLFPVIDVEAPTDKSISTKTLIDWIDRFRKRFERKTRRRLMIYTGVDFIERYDNFYIPGRGYPLKNMPLWIAMYTKIPINPKFPPNAGGWTRWRIWQYSEDATVSGIGNPVDANWGPDNIDLLTQPDVVTGLRGRFENGNIYVSWNKNKDVDLLGYNIFVNKEWVGTVDENATNYLITRNKLNVQKNIPIEVTIEAFDYDGETSKTRAKVNL
- a CDS encoding two-component sensor histidine kinase produces the protein MKNNNSQKHINSNYNISDLKIVKRIEQLVSSTKKKIKKSIRFELMMVIGICFLISFIFYNFTNNLLKREYTEPKITYDYDSIERGASNLAKQIELEKNLSLEDKDRVNKILENVSSSDKSYITDLDGKVLYKTTNVVEENIDIYSALKSAMTNVNYEKIGEVKEKNYIMPLKVGSERIYLIYSKIPEATIKYNTINTSNSSLALILTFIVFIVSFVIITNNKMKYLDEIALGLKIIASGNLSYRIKEKGTDEIKNIAYNINYMATEIGEKINAERDAEKTKTDLITNVSHDLRTPLTSVMGYIGLVIQNRYKDEEEMKEYLNIAFNKAERLKLLIEDLFEYTKLNNNGITLTKTKVNLSEFLSQLIEELTPLFDENKLTVYRKFETEKISVLIDTLKMLRVFENLITNAIKYSYKPGEILIGLYEKNNTVIVVFRNKGDHLSKEKAEKLFDRFYRLDESRNTNTGGSGLGLAISKNIVELHEGKIWAESVGDNISFYVQLNL
- a CDS encoding DNA-binding response regulator yields the protein MEKGTILIVDDEKEIRDLVDIYLKSDGYDTIQACDGLEAINLLQENDVDLIILDVMMPNLNGIEACLKIRELKEMPIIMLSAKSEDIDKILGLNMGADDYLTKPFNPLELIARVKSQLRRFHKFSKKIDLLSEDDNNIIHIDDLVINLETHEVLLGDNLLKLTPTEFDILLLLAQSRGKVFSIENIYESVWNQEFMTSDNTVMVHIRKIREKIEENPRSPRFIKTVWGVGYKIEK
- a CDS encoding thiamine ABC transporter substrate-binding protein, producing MIVLSCKNICKSYGINTILKDITFSINEGDKVGIIGSNGEGKTTLFKILSKELTQDDGEVFIDKNKSLGYLAQHLALDSCNTIYDEMLLVFEDLTKLENKIISLEVKMNEPYDEKNAAYHEKIIKDYGTAQDLYENRGGYTYKGEISRVIKGLGFTENDFDKLISTLSGGQKTRVALCKLLLLNPDILLLDEPTNHLDLEAIEWLEEYLKTYKGTVIVISHDRFFLDSVTTGTFQVINGHVNCYNAPYTKSLELMKKDHDSKLKAYNLQQSEIKRQEAIIEKFRSFNREKSIKAAESREKALDKMEIIDAPDKEKAASKIKFEPSVKSGYDVLHIENLAKSYVDKKLFSNLSFDLKRGEKIALIGENGRGKTTLFNIIMDKIKSDSGIKVLGVNVNVGYYDQEQSNLNQDKTVLNEVWDDFPELTTSELRGFLGSFLFRGDDVFKEINKLSGGERCRINLLKLMLSKSNLLLLDEPTNHLDIPSREALEEAILSYEGTLIVISHDRYFLNKVIHRILELQEDGVQEYLGNYTYYTEKKKNPQRFESYEGLATGKTKTQLNEEKKKKKALDKETKAKQNEIKTIENNISTNEEALEKLQEELCKEEIYSNPVESEKVSKEIKVLEKIIEKLYEEWEESSN